AGTCTGGacaacgcaggagacgcccaaagtgtcggtaaaatagttgattggcccgtcagccagtgaaattactggcacttgaggtattccatcttaagcctctaggttggtaacgcatctgcaatacccctggtgttgcagatgtttatgggtggtggtgatctcttaccatcaggagacccacttgcttgtttgccatccagttgaattaaaaaatatatatatttcgtttCTACTTAGGAATCACAAATATTCTCTTATTATTTGTCTGACATAATAAGGCTGcggtaaaatatttattgttgaatttttaaaaggatagtttttgtacttgactgtaTGTAGCATGTAATTTCTGCAATGctgaacagttttttttttcactaatacAGGGTTtcgcaaagtggggtacgcgaacccctaggggttcgccattcgacggtaggggttcGCTTCGCGACAAGTTTTACGTAAGGGTGGCGTAATGACTGGCAGGCACTGGCGGCACACATGGCAGCGCGCGCGCGACTGATTTCATcgttcaacagtcaattttattgttttctttgggaggttagaggagggggggggggatttaATTAGTTAAGGGGTTCGCTGTCACCTGGAAAATTTAACAGGGGTATGTGGAGCcgaaagtttgagaaaccctgcactAATAGATAACTATTCTCCTAatgcccagagtcctttataaatatataaatatatatctatCATAAATggcataaagtttgatgttcataaatcaaaaattttacttgggcgttaggaggcaCTATTCCAAATTAACATACAAGACAAGGTTAATTTTTACCACAGGGAATGTGCAAAgtctatttaataatatgtttttatagTGTTAtttcacaaaacagataggtacagaaatcaatctacatacattgTGCGCTCGAGCAATACAATATCTCGGACGGGTTGGGatcagtgcgagcgcgagtgccatccgcttgagacacgcgtctgtgaacttttttgtgcaataatgaaAAATGCGTAATAAATTCGCaaatcactttaaaatataataatcatccATTTCCCCTatgtcgaaatcgtcgcaagatattttctgtgacaaatttgtgatataacaatgacattagcattaaaatattcagttattattaacttatatttccattcttcttGTTTCATTCTCAACATTAAATCAAACAGCCAGATAGGAGTGCCACTACCgcaatagttttttgtgcataagtcatagttgacaaccctagagcgccggcggcgtaggtatgaaaagtgaagtacatacatgagattgacttctttACCTATCTGTTTTGGGGTAATGTGTActaatatgtacagtcaaaacCGATTATAAAGACACCAGTTATAACAACATATCCGATATAACCAAAAAAAATCTCAACACAATCTTATATACCAAGGTAACATGGGTTATAACAACCAATGGTGTCTAATGACCAAATATTGCTGTCCCTTCAATGTctttataaacggttttgactgtacttgcaaaatgcttttaaaatatGTGTACACACATATTTACACACACCCTTTCAGTTCACTTcaaaaaatagatatattattCATTTTTGCATAAAGTTTATGATGTTATGGTAAATTATGTATTTCGGCATTTCTCCACTAATTGGAAAATCATAGTCCTTGCCTTTTTTGGAAAAACATGTTGAGATAGAtgtcaaagaaaaatgtttgtgtttaaaaacaatcatattttttaacttgtctaatattattccaaaaataaaaccacctatttaattacaatttttcaAACACCCCAAAAAACCCCTGACATGTCCACAACCCAAAATTTTAGAAGTATCAGGTAATATTAGCCATGTTTTACAATTAAGCAAGATTTCTCTattgaacttaaaaaaatgattacttACACTTGAGATAATAAAGTAGTATCTCAATTAATATGcatgtaattttattaacattgtCCCAAGACTACAAAAACAGTACACTGTTGCCTGATTCtggttaatataaaaataattgataagGTTGACATTTGAACATACATTTATTAGGTATAAACAACATTGTAGTTGTGGTGCAAAACCATTTTTACTGTTCAATTCATCATAAATTGAAGAGAAAGCTGGCAGGGACTGTTAAAATTTTTTAATTAgtggaaaaattattttaatggtaTATAAACTATAACTGGGTAATCCATAAGCCCAAATcaacattttttaaagtatattaaaataatttattatctaCATAGACCTATATAAACTGATATTGATAATATAAACAACATCCACAACCATAAATAAACCAGAAATAAAGTTAGTAATTTCAGATAGTTGCAAGGTCTCAAtgatacataatattataatataagcatTATAACAGGTTTCTGCCAGGCTGTATTATTTTCTGTTGTAAATTGTATTACAAttccaaaaaaatctaataccaACAGACACTATCTGAAAATAATACCAGACATTTTTTTCTCACCTCCAGAAACCAGTATTATATTAGTCTTAATCCACAACTAGAACTGAAATATTTTGTTCATACCATCCctgatttttaagaaaaaattaaaagcactTGCATAAGTTTACTAGGTAGGTTTCACTGGTGCAGAATACAACATTAAAtcatttctttttgttttgaaCTTTTAATGGGTACATTCTCTGTGTTGATCTTCAAGAGTAGCAAAGTATAAGTTATGACACTAGTTTGTTAGCCTTGGCTATTAATTAAAGGTTCCTACACATCATACtttaaaaatccctaattagtttttgtttttcttttgtacgtaatttttgtgtttttatatgtctttttgttttgtataatttgaattttacagcacattggtgttttaactgaaacactaattttttgttgacaaataaataaatcatgtagggtgaaaatttaaataaaccatATCAACCCCGTTTCATGTGAGCTTTCATATGACAGCACAAATTTCAACATTATATCTAATTATAATAGCATACATATATTAATtgttagttataaaaaaaatccttaagaGCAAAGAAAGCACATCCTGCTATGGAATTATACACTGAAATTATCCATAATAACATGTGGATGTTAAATTAATGATTACTGCAACTATGGCACACATTTAAATTTCCTGCAGATAATTCTTTTCAACCATGCAATTAAAAAAGCAAATTTTGGTGTGTTGCCTAAtgataaagtattattattattatttataatgcacaggcaaCTTATAGCTGATGCTGATAGTATGTTGAttgtaaaacaaataaaaattttatcACACCACTAcaataacatacataattatcaaACAAAGTGGATTTATATTAATCTTCTTTACTACTCATAGTAACAGTCTCTTAATTGTTTCCAATTCTGATAGTAGTAAAAGATTACCACTGAGTGGGAGGAATGTCAAAGACCTATCTAATAGgattaaatttcaataaaattgaatgaaatcaACCTGTTGTTGTTGAATCATTTGATAAACAATACAATTGGTTCTATCCTATTCTCTGAAAGTCTCTGCTTTCACTGGTCTAGACAGCATTACCATGATAATAAATGTATCATAACATAAATTATGTAGCATATAAATAGAGATAATAGTGCAGCCAGTCATGATATTTCATGTGCGCTCAAAATGGAAATGACGATGATCTACAACTACAACGGGCAGTCATCACCATCTAAAAAAAGCCGACACCTTGACAAAACACGAGGTCAATACACTCAAGACTGCAAGACCCATGTGATATCAAGAACAGCATGTTACATTCTTCGTGAGACAAACAAGTTGTTGTTTGTGATTTATGAGTACAAATACTACTACAATCGATatgaactaaaactaaaactaaactctTGACCACATTTTATGGCGGAAAATAAGTATTCTCCAGTTAGAGGGTTATCTATGACCATGAGCATATAGCGACACTATCTTTTAAAAGGAAAAACTGCGATAACACACGCGAAACACATAGTTCATTATCATATCGAGATACCAAAGTAAAATATACACGATTTCCTTACCGAACCATGACCCGAAGTGAGGGGCCATGTATAAACAACAGGTTCTGCGCCTGCAGGAGAGTGCAGGCGTAAATCCAAAGCCATGATAAGGAAACCGCTGCATGAATGCACACACTTTTCACTTAAACACTAAATTTATCACTAAAAACATTAgatattttaacataatttcactgcactttcacacacacacactccgCACAACCGGGCGCCATGTTGAAATTATATATATCATGGCGGACGGACACTTCCGTGTggccatatttaaaaatgtaactttttttttttctaaagagcTTATTACACTTTACTAAATTAGGATTCTAAATCATTAGAGATCCTTAATTAGGAAAGTGTAATAAGACATTAAAGTTATGAcatagagcgttttcacattatccaaTCCGATATCGTTATCGGATGACGAAGGACAACATACAATAGCCGACACCATTTGCTGTTTTTAACATAGTTCCGAAAAAACGTTCCGATACGGCCTACTCAAAATGGGCGTTACGCATGGGACTCTGCGCAcgcagagacaatttagatacacgcatagcacacatacaaaacaaacattatcgtccgacaCCCCACTGGCGGGCGTCCAACGGTGCCACCAACTTATCaatgtcggctccgatatcagatcgggccggacaatgtgaaagacaggtacctacatatttcatacattttacttgccccgatatcgtatcgtcgtccgataacGATATCTGATCGGATAatgttttttatagttttaaattaattattttcaatgcCTGTAAAACGCCTttgatcaactttttttttacctaacaCCTTAGTGTTGGCACGACTGGCTTtactaaatgaaatgaaatgaaagatgaatccagctattatttgagtggcaacattattcaaatgtcatggaCAAACAGatcaaagagtataagaaaacagacacttgagcttataccattatctattctgtgacttgttgagtTTAGTACCTGCGTGcgttaaaatagtttattggaAATTCACTgctgaaacatgtttttttttttaatttataaagcgCTTAATAAAGAgctttattacattacaatctAGCCTATCTAGCTAGGCTAATAAGCAATTTGTCTTTAACTGAAACTATCTAATCAGAATTTAATCTAAGAAAATGTCCATTGGCAGTTCTTAGTTTCTTCGAAAAACAAAGTTCTGCTGAAACATGTGTTCTTTTGAAAAACAAAGTTCTGCTGAAACATGGGTGAAACAATCAAGTGGTGTGCGGCAGATTATTTTTACCATAATAAGctaatacaaacaaaaacaagcagagagggaagctttgttcaaacagaaaaaaagtgtTTAGATGCGCTGACTGAATTTCTAGATTAGTAGGCACggtaaaatattttgatactaatatccctttcagaactgttcaatacaattgtggttcctaagattcactttttctcTAAAATATTCGTACTTATTAACCTTTTTATGTTCAACATATCgtcttaaataattatgtacttattttcCAAGaggcatgcgatagacagagaactAACATAAAGTAGGCACCATTCATATGCCTAATCGGGCTaatcgtcacttttgtacggcagaaaagcttctgtacttgtactattacttattctatggtgatacctggtgataccatctgcaatttttttgaatttgtcGCGGTTTTGCAGGTTCCatctttcattatttttactttgtcgttaGCACAGAGTACATTATTATAACTGAAAGTCGTTAGGATCGTTCGTTGAAAAcgattattttcaaaattggatTACTATGaacaatgcaatgcaatgtaATTTTGAGAGCTGAAATATTGTGTGATCGAAGAACCAATCTGcggtaaatattataatttattacatcATGTCTATAACATATTCAAGAGTAAAAAAGTTTTCAAGCTTCGATTTACTAAACGCTCATTTTATACATCCAAAGCTGATAATAATTGAAGATTCTCATAAAGTGCGAATACTGGACGTAACAGTACGAAATGAAGAACACACGGAAAACGACTGGCTGTTTAGTTTTGATACTAAAATCTCTAATACGCTGCTACATCAGCGCCTCCTATGGATTCTTTTAAAGTCCGGTGAAATAACAGTTATCAACACGGTAACTGGATCACAAATCAAGATAGTATGTGAAAAGTTACTAAACTACAAAATCCAGAGGCTGagaagtcataataataatgtagtaCTAATAAGTAAAAGTGGAGAGTGTCTACTTGTACTCTACTCGATCAAAGAATTGGAACAAGATATTTTAGATGGAAAGCAGGAACACACAGTAACAGTTGAGAAGTCTTGTAGTATTTATTCAGCTGTTGAGTCTCATCTACTCTCGAATGGCTTGAATGCATATACAGAAGGAGAAGCATTGGTTTTGAAGTGTCCTATAACTGGGTTGTATGAAGTTTTATATTCAGATAAAAAGATACTTCATGTGGTACCTTGGGGAGATTCACCAATCATTTCTGATGGAGCCACTATGTGGGTTGTGGATATAAAAGAGTCTCAGATTGTATTCGAGTTTAAGGAAGATGGTGAAACTACTTACTATCCTTTGGGAGCCTATAATAATGACTTTTACTATTTGCTTTGGGATcaaaatcaggtaagaaaacttaataaattaaattaaatacatgagTAATTATTTACCTCGACCTTTCAGCAACATTGCAGTGATCGTGGTCACTTGTAGAGTGaagtgtcaagtctgcctagcaggtCGAGTTCTTTGAACTACctgcacttggtcatttttatttgtacgaacattgttagtgttgtgtctGCATGATGGGGTGAAATATTACTTTTGTGTGTTAGAGTGATGTTTcattgtggtattttgactattatgagtgaaaatcacgaaagtttaaaacaaccAATATGCCAAATTCCATGACTAAACctagtggttgaaatttcatgattttatccAAAGCcagtgggaatatcaggataaaaagtagcctatgtgttattctataTCTCCACCTATTTCGTTAGATACTAAAATTCATCCAAATTTGTCCTGCTGTTTTAGTacgaagaagtaacaaacatacacacacatagtTATAAACttttccatttataatattagtagtattagGGTAGTGctatagtaagttttttttttctattttttttgaggcttttaagtgcacctgtgtgactatgccagctcattgaaagactcgatgtTGACATttgcgatgtccagattatctggctgcaaaggagtgctcgatgaacctgtaaattcgtactgcatcttccgataccggacaactcaaaataatattcactgcaccattgaacaggtcgAAATCACTCAAATACCTCTCGCGGATAGCCTTAGTCAATACACActccaccaaaaaatgtattaagtctATAGTAAAACTGTGTGTCATAGTAAAAGATAAAtcaggggtggccaaccggtCGTTCGAGACTATTAGTCTAGTCGATTGTGGCACTATGCTGATTCATTTAAGATGTcaagaataattaaattaagtgtAATTGGTAGATCAcacagggtttcgtcagtaaacagtGGATCTTTGGTCTAATCAAGTTAGCCACCCCTGAGATAAATGATAAggataaaatagaaataaacttgCATTATTATTTCAGGTTTACATTTGTTGTGCTTGGAAAGAATCATTTGCACTTGACTCATCTAATAGAGAGCAGCGTGATAGCAACTCATCTGTCCACAAACTTTCATCACAGGAAACCCTAAAATTACAGCTTAAATCAATTGTAGATGATATATTACCATCTTCTGCACCAGAACAGGTATTACCTCAATTGCAGCCATATTTTGAAACAATTGATGACTTTCCATTTCTTATTAGTACTGCTGTGATACTCTGTCAACAAAATGTTGCATTTAAAACACTGGTGTACCTCATCCAAAAGAAAGCATTTGCATCTGCTGATGATACCGCGATCCAATCTTTGTGTGATATAATGAATAAAATTGACATCCTGGAATACATCTATTTCAGAGAAAGTAATGCCTATGAAAATGAAAACATATTTTCCCTTAGCTTTGTGGAAATCTGTACTATGTTTATTTCAAAATCTGACTTTGATTTAGCTTCTATATGTTGGTTGAAATATTCATGTCTCAAGCAGGTGATTAGTCCTAATGATATATTGGGGATAATGAATGCTATTCCTCATAATATTAAAATGGGTGCCCTTATTAATTGGCTTCGAAATTTTTTACCACCCCTACTAGATCAAAACCCATTCTACATGGATTTATTTGTGCGATGGGTTACAGAAAGAGTTTTTCTCTTAGAAAAATCAGGTTATTGGCCCAAAATTGGACTGAAATTCATAGAGGATATTGGTGTAGTTTTAGAAACATCACTAAAAACAATTCCTTTGCGACCTATTTCTATGGATGACCTAGATATGTTAAAAACTCATATGAAGAACATCATggaattaaaagaaaaacataaaatcAATATGTTGTTGGGTGAGCTCAGTTCTCAAAGCCCGAACGAAGTTGCTTTGATCATGTTGCGGCGCTGTTACACGGAAGATTTAGAACCATTTTTGCAGCACTATCTACCCGCATATTCTGCTCGTCATTCTTTCGAACTGGACGATACATTACGTTCTTTCATAGAAGTAGAGGCTGCAAGCAGTGGCGGAGATGTAGATGGCGtacgtttaaaaatattgttaaactCGTTTCgtttacacacaaataaactcGAGTGTCTCCTTCAAGTTTTGAGAGTTCTGGATGTGCCATGGAATCCTATCGTACTCGATCTTGCGATTGAAGCTGCATCTTCAGGTACAAAAGATTTTACAACAACTACAACCGATCGTATTCTTGCTGAAGAAGTACAGCGCGAACTGAATTACGCGAAAGTAAAggtaatactaaaaaaatataagttttctTTAAAGAGCACTGATTACAAATTGGTGTTGCATAAATTGATGACGGTGCCAAACATTGATTTGAATGATTTGAAAGTCATCACCACTGTAATGACGGAATATACGAACTACGGCAGCctgttatatttaaatagatGTCTTCGCGACTGTGAGACAAGAGCTGCATTAGAATATTTTCATCTCCTATCAACTAAGGAAAAGAAGATATTGCTGAAATCAATTATGGTCAAATACGAACAAATCATTAAAGGTACTTCAAATGATACTACCACCGAAAGAAATTATATAGACTTTCTAAAAGGGACTAAAATGCTGAGTGAAATAGAAACAAATACTATTGAAAATATGTACTATCTGAAAAATTCCTTTGATATCAAATCAAGTATAAATAAGATGTATTGTGAGAAAAGTGCAGATAAAGCTGATGTAAATACACACAACCAATCTACAGTTAGCGTAGCAATTGGAGGGTGTGCAGAGCAACTTTCACATGCATATCAAACTCAAAGGACATCCTTAGTAGCACTGTTACATCGCACTTCTTCAAACCACGAAGTACGCAAAATGGTCGAAACTCTTATAACTGATAAACCATCAAAGGGCAGGAATATAGAAGAAAATGAAGAAATTGCAACTATTCTATCTTCTTTTAAAGATAGTAATAATTCTAATGTACTCTTGGATTGCTGTAACGTACTGACTGAACTTATATCAAATTGCACGGAAGAGCATATTCATGATGTCACAAAATATTTAGCAATATTGAATGCTTTGGTAAATGCTAACATTGTTGTGAAAAACCTTTCTGTTGCGTGGAAGTTCCATTACATATTTTTACCCATGTCTTCAATTTCAACTATGAATGATTTAATCGATTTTTATATCGCGCCACACATCAATTCGGATCTAAGTCCTGTTATGTGTAATAACAGAGGTGATTTTATACCGATTAGAATGGTCGTAAATATTTTGGAAGACGCGATTGCTGCTGGAAAAGGTTTACCCGATGAGTTGCTCCAAATTAGAAACAAAATTGCTAAACAGCTTTTAACAAAAGTTGCCGCATCTCAAGAATTTGACGAACTGTTAGCGACAATTTTATTAGATATCTTAAATAATGGTGAAGAAAACAAAATGTGGATTATAGATATGTTGCGAGGTCAGAATGAATTGTTGCCACATGCTATTGTCGCCTATCTTTCTAGCCCTGTCATAAGGCGCACATACGAATCCTACTGTTTGTCACAGAATACTGTTCCATATTCTCCTcaatatattttgaaaacaaagtTCAAATTCAACTTAGCTGACGTTGCCTTACCCAATATAAATGAAGATACCTGGGATGCTAAAGTTGTACTCTTCTACTTTTTGAAACAGCATCCTGATACTACAGCAGAGCGCTTAGTGGATTTGTGTCGTACTTTAAATGTATCTGTCAATGATGGTCTGTCCTTCCAACTTATATCTTTATTAACCACGTGGGAATTAAAATACAAGATAATTAATGACGAGCTTGGTTGCTGTCAGACAATTTTCGAAAACGATGAAAGTGAACTGCTTTCGATGTGTTTACAGTTATGGGAAAGCATTAATAACAAGGATTTCGCTACAGACATATTGAATGATTTTTGGAAAAACGGTGAAGTAACTTTACTTGGGCGGGTAGTATCAATTAATCCGTATCACTATGAagtatacttatgtatttaTCACATACTCTTTGGTTCTTCAGTCGATTCTCAATATTTGAAAGAATACTTTCTGCTGAACTTTCTAAAGAATTATATTAGAAAAAGTTCTCCCAAACAGCACGAATTCGA
Above is a window of Choristoneura fumiferana chromosome 18, NRCan_CFum_1, whole genome shotgun sequence DNA encoding:
- the rod gene encoding kinetochore component rough deal; protein product: MSITYSRVKKFSSFDLLNAHFIHPKLIIIEDSHKVRILDVTVRNEEHTENDWLFSFDTKISNTLLHQRLLWILLKSGEITVINTVTGSQIKIVCEKLLNYKIQRLRSHNNNVVLISKSGECLLVLYSIKELEQDILDGKQEHTVTVEKSCSIYSAVESHLLSNGLNAYTEGEALVLKCPITGLYEVLYSDKKILHVVPWGDSPIISDGATMWVVDIKESQIVFEFKEDGETTYYPLGAYNNDFYYLLWDQNQVYICCAWKESFALDSSNREQRDSNSSVHKLSSQETLKLQLKSIVDDILPSSAPEQVLPQLQPYFETIDDFPFLISTAVILCQQNVAFKTLVYLIQKKAFASADDTAIQSLCDIMNKIDILEYIYFRESNAYENENIFSLSFVEICTMFISKSDFDLASICWLKYSCLKQVISPNDILGIMNAIPHNIKMGALINWLRNFLPPLLDQNPFYMDLFVRWVTERVFLLEKSGYWPKIGLKFIEDIGVVLETSLKTIPLRPISMDDLDMLKTHMKNIMELKEKHKINMLLGELSSQSPNEVALIMLRRCYTEDLEPFLQHYLPAYSARHSFELDDTLRSFIEVEAASSGGDVDGVRLKILLNSFRLHTNKLECLLQVLRVLDVPWNPIVLDLAIEAASSGTKDFTTTTTDRILAEEVQRELNYAKVKVILKKYKFSLKSTDYKLVLHKLMTVPNIDLNDLKVITTVMTEYTNYGSLLYLNRCLRDCETRAALEYFHLLSTKEKKILLKSIMVKYEQIIKGTSNDTTTERNYIDFLKGTKMLSEIETNTIENMYYLKNSFDIKSSINKMYCEKSADKADVNTHNQSTVSVAIGGCAEQLSHAYQTQRTSLVALLHRTSSNHEVRKMVETLITDKPSKGRNIEENEEIATILSSFKDSNNSNVLLDCCNVLTELISNCTEEHIHDVTKYLAILNALVNANIVVKNLSVAWKFHYIFLPMSSISTMNDLIDFYIAPHINSDLSPVMCNNRGDFIPIRMVVNILEDAIAAGKGLPDELLQIRNKIAKQLLTKVAASQEFDELLATILLDILNNGEENKMWIIDMLRGQNELLPHAIVAYLSSPVIRRTYESYCLSQNTVPYSPQYILKTKFKFNLADVALPNINEDTWDAKVVLFYFLKQHPDTTAERLVDLCRTLNVSVNDGLSFQLISLLTTWELKYKIINDELGCCQTIFENDESELLSMCLQLWESINNKDFATDILNDFWKNGEVTLLGRVVSINPYHYEVYLCIYHILFGSSVDSQYLKEYFLLNFLKNYIRKSSPKQHEFELFSVKGMFPEIGHYRLPFHLFMREDMWANLKSEITLETYEKWLPAVALLSLDNDLQTARDMVCSNALKQTMTARKKSDGTEVEQKESEPWRLTTREEPLLRAAHRCVKHIANMEWAGACLFYVLQGCARGADQVAAAQLCYQFARRWSAVQPGNRAVRQMERLHSTLSTRHALHKIDWACEEFVRLATEPTQLIRALYLHPNFVEKISRHDINRAANEIADKNDINISSIRIEILENILEKSKEDIKNKSAFGLDNKDLTTAKYILKATCPKMGAIYLSRIALDDEIDYNKFKKLRALQCLMSIIESDTALKVTNRERDSLWDSLLELLYVVNLEHIDMPWIVATFVNNKVNALDQLLQAVGGNIEGLKITSELARRFGDIHVIQKLIPLLLRAGLHDELVPLLLKTTAAPDKTVYDAWRAVLLSPFQQADYPITDRQKVKCIKALNLLPVCPVIRDTDLIEIWKNCVRCKCFGLGCLLLPYMTTTSRQILSELQKIDRRNLIASLKNLQTETYLVPGAMHVIESMASRSYGKSPKTPAF